Proteins from a single region of Corynebacterium casei LMG S-19264:
- the ychF gene encoding redox-regulated ATPase YchF, with product MSLTLGIVGLPNVGKSTLFNALTRSDILAANYPFATIEPNVGLVELPDPRLRRLADIFGSERILPATVSFVDIAGIVKGASEGEGMGNAFLSNIREADAICQVVRAFSDENVIHVDGQVNPTSDISVINTELILADLQTIEKALPRLEKEAKKNKDLAEQVEETKKAQAVLEDDRTLFAAAKSGEIDLALLRDLHLMTAKPFLYVFNSDEEILTDDAKKDELRALVAPADAVFLDAQTETELLELDTDEAMELLESVGQTEPGLQTLATAGFKTLGLQTYLTAGPKESRAWTIRQGSTAPQAAGVIHTDFEKGFIKAEIVSFDDLDAAGSMADARSAGKVRQEGKDYIMSDGDVVEFRTGLTSGSKK from the coding sequence GTGAGTCTTACACTTGGAATTGTCGGTTTGCCCAACGTTGGCAAGTCTACTTTGTTTAATGCCCTGACCCGTTCTGACATTTTGGCGGCGAACTACCCGTTCGCAACGATTGAGCCAAACGTTGGCCTGGTTGAATTACCCGATCCGCGCCTGCGCCGCCTGGCTGATATTTTCGGCTCTGAGCGCATCTTGCCGGCGACGGTTTCCTTCGTGGATATCGCCGGCATCGTTAAGGGTGCATCGGAAGGCGAAGGCATGGGCAACGCCTTCCTGTCCAACATCCGCGAGGCCGATGCCATCTGCCAGGTCGTTCGTGCATTCTCCGATGAAAACGTCATCCACGTTGATGGTCAGGTTAATCCAACCTCGGACATCTCCGTCATCAACACCGAGCTAATCCTGGCTGACTTGCAGACCATTGAGAAGGCCCTGCCACGTCTGGAAAAAGAAGCCAAGAAGAACAAGGATTTGGCTGAGCAGGTTGAAGAAACCAAGAAGGCACAGGCCGTCTTGGAAGATGACCGCACTCTTTTCGCCGCCGCCAAGTCCGGCGAAATCGATCTGGCGCTCCTTCGCGATCTGCACTTGATGACCGCGAAGCCTTTCCTTTACGTATTCAACTCTGACGAAGAGATTCTTACCGATGACGCGAAGAAGGACGAATTGCGTGCGCTAGTTGCGCCTGCCGATGCAGTCTTCTTGGACGCTCAGACCGAAACCGAGCTACTTGAGCTCGACACGGATGAGGCAATGGAGCTTCTCGAATCCGTCGGTCAGACCGAACCCGGCCTGCAAACCCTGGCGACTGCTGGTTTTAAGACCCTTGGTCTGCAGACCTACCTGACCGCTGGCCCGAAGGAATCCCGCGCGTGGACTATCCGCCAGGGCTCCACCGCACCTCAGGCCGCCGGTGTTATCCACACCGACTTTGAAAAGGGCTTCATCAAGGCCGAAATCGTCTCCTTCGACGACCTCGACGCCGCCGGCTCTATGGCCGACGCCCGCTCCGCCGGCAAGGTCCGCCAAGAAGGCAAGGACTACATCATGTCCGACGGCGACGTCGTGGAGTTCCGGACGGGACTTACGTCTGGAAGTAAGAAGTAG
- a CDS encoding AI-2E family transporter — protein sequence MTAHELEKLQLSGKFDHTTDPARLEAISPHPPGDQVDRTVVAGEMIKSASLWAIRLVVIGFFLYLLGEIIGSFWQGILPVVLSLIVCTVLSPIASNLRKLKVPSALASIISILLFIFVVGGIFSFVAPDFARQSQSLYLQAVEGIQRLQLWAQGPPLELNSEDIGGYVDEVANWIQQQAGSIAGSFISGVGTATSLLITLVVMTVMTFFFLKDGHKFLPWIRHATSRRAGWHLTEALTRGWNTLGGYIRAQALVSLIDAVFIGIGLYAIGVPLAMALAIITFMAGFIPLVGAVAAGALSVLIALVSLGFTEALLVLGLVLLVQQLEGNVLSPWLQSKAMNLHPVIVLVSVTVGGALFNLIGAFLAVPAAAMIAVFYRYIQDMLQLQSGEKDAGDIEFATVAGYLAGRYNEAQGAHRRKLLAELPENVQSPAVSTALSDVQQDGIGDALERIVDVDAAPRGFDRPSTRGKIAQARDFFEHILDPKDRG from the coding sequence ATGACAGCGCATGAGCTGGAAAAGCTGCAGCTCAGCGGCAAGTTCGACCACACTACTGACCCAGCGCGCCTTGAAGCGATCTCACCTCACCCACCGGGAGACCAAGTCGACCGCACTGTAGTTGCAGGTGAGATGATTAAGTCTGCGTCGCTGTGGGCTATTCGCCTTGTGGTCATTGGTTTCTTTTTGTACTTGCTCGGTGAGATCATCGGCAGTTTCTGGCAAGGCATTTTGCCGGTCGTCCTGTCGCTGATTGTGTGTACGGTGCTCTCCCCCATTGCCTCGAATTTGCGCAAGCTCAAGGTGCCGTCCGCGCTCGCTTCAATAATCAGTATTTTGCTGTTTATCTTCGTGGTCGGCGGCATTTTCTCTTTCGTCGCACCTGATTTCGCACGCCAATCGCAGTCACTGTATCTGCAAGCCGTTGAAGGTATTCAGCGCCTGCAGCTGTGGGCACAGGGCCCGCCGCTGGAGCTGAATTCTGAGGACATCGGCGGTTATGTCGATGAGGTTGCTAATTGGATCCAGCAGCAGGCTGGGTCGATTGCAGGCTCGTTCATTTCTGGCGTGGGCACGGCAACCAGCTTGCTCATCACGCTCGTTGTTATGACGGTTATGACCTTCTTCTTCCTTAAAGATGGCCATAAGTTCTTGCCATGGATTCGCCACGCCACCAGCCGTCGCGCTGGTTGGCACCTGACCGAGGCGTTGACTCGTGGCTGGAACACGTTGGGCGGCTACATCCGCGCCCAGGCGCTAGTTTCACTTATCGATGCCGTGTTTATCGGCATCGGCCTTTACGCCATTGGTGTGCCGTTGGCCATGGCTCTGGCGATTATTACCTTCATGGCGGGCTTCATTCCACTGGTCGGCGCAGTTGCCGCCGGCGCACTGTCGGTCTTGATCGCGCTGGTTTCCTTGGGCTTTACCGAGGCACTGCTGGTGCTGGGCCTGGTCTTGTTGGTTCAGCAGCTGGAAGGCAACGTTCTCTCCCCATGGCTGCAGTCCAAGGCCATGAACCTGCACCCCGTTATCGTTCTGGTCTCCGTCACTGTTGGTGGCGCGCTGTTCAACCTCATCGGCGCGTTCCTGGCTGTTCCAGCTGCCGCCATGATCGCGGTGTTCTACCGCTACATCCAAGACATGCTGCAGCTGCAGTCCGGTGAGAAAGATGCTGGCGATATCGAGTTCGCTACCGTCGCAGGTTATCTTGCGGGTCGTTACAACGAGGCCCAAGGTGCACACCGCCGCAAGCTCCTTGCTGAGCTTCCTGAAAATGTTCAATCACCGGCAGTATCCACCGCACTTTCTGATGTCCAACAAGATGGCATCGGTGACGCATTGGAGCGGATTGTTGATGTTGATGCCGCACCGCGCGGCTTTGACCGCCCATCCACGCGGGGCAAAATCGCGCAAGCCCGTGACTTCTTCGAACACATTCTCGATCCAAAGGACCGCGGCTAA
- a CDS encoding DNA recombination protein RmuC, producing MSYALPITLLIVGLLLGLLIGAALGWFAHSSRYPSLSSAPGTGAKPLEQSAQADPAELSMAVNKSVNQTVAQTMVPLEKAMDRLGSQLQELEADRATAFAQLSSQVHSMSRTSTRLSDRTDQLVTALRSPNVRGRWGEIQLERVVELGGMIKHVDFESQVTAYLGNKAVRPDLVVNLSAERHIVVDAKVPFSAYLDALETADPEEHAAYLRRHAHMVRTHVQQLSHKDYIEAFSPTPEFVVLFTPADPFLDAALGVDPELLEFAFERNVVIATPTTLFALLRTVALGWRHEDISDKAREVQRLGSELYSRLNTVGDHYNRVGRSLEKAVEAFNSTLSSMDSRVMVTARRLSEMDIPNRTDKRPTTLSPATASPAKATPRADATHEDSDADSATRTASRDEEPRDLFGNYSSGS from the coding sequence ATGAGTTATGCACTGCCCATCACGCTGCTAATAGTTGGCCTTCTTCTTGGCCTCTTAATTGGCGCAGCCCTCGGCTGGTTCGCCCACAGCTCCCGCTACCCGTCGCTTTCTTCGGCGCCGGGTACGGGAGCTAAGCCATTGGAGCAGTCCGCGCAGGCAGACCCCGCGGAACTTTCGATGGCGGTTAACAAGTCAGTCAACCAAACCGTGGCGCAAACTATGGTGCCGCTGGAAAAGGCGATGGACCGGCTTGGCTCGCAGCTCCAAGAATTGGAAGCGGACCGCGCCACTGCATTTGCGCAGCTTTCTAGCCAAGTGCATTCGATGTCACGTACTTCGACCCGGCTCTCTGACCGCACGGACCAGTTGGTTACGGCGCTTCGTTCCCCGAATGTGCGTGGCCGGTGGGGTGAGATTCAGCTTGAGCGCGTCGTGGAACTCGGCGGAATGATCAAGCACGTGGACTTTGAATCTCAAGTAACGGCGTACCTTGGCAATAAAGCCGTCAGGCCTGACTTGGTGGTTAATCTGTCAGCGGAACGCCACATTGTGGTCGATGCAAAGGTGCCTTTCTCTGCATATCTCGATGCTCTCGAAACCGCAGATCCGGAAGAACACGCGGCCTATCTGCGTCGGCATGCACACATGGTGCGCACCCATGTCCAACAGCTGTCGCACAAGGACTACATTGAGGCGTTCTCTCCTACTCCAGAGTTTGTAGTTCTTTTCACCCCGGCTGATCCTTTCTTGGATGCTGCGCTTGGCGTGGACCCAGAACTGTTGGAATTCGCGTTTGAGCGCAACGTAGTAATCGCAACTCCCACCACGCTCTTCGCTTTGCTGCGCACGGTGGCGCTTGGTTGGCGCCATGAGGATATTTCGGACAAAGCGCGGGAAGTTCAGAGACTTGGTAGCGAGCTATATTCGCGCTTGAACACGGTGGGTGACCATTACAACAGAGTCGGACGTAGCTTGGAAAAGGCGGTGGAGGCATTCAATTCAACACTGTCTTCCATGGACTCCCGTGTCATGGTGACCGCACGGCGTTTGTCGGAGATGGATATTCCTAACCGCACTGATAAACGCCCCACCACATTGTCTCCTGCTACAGCTTCACCGGCCAAGGCCACGCCGCGTGCTGATGCAACGCATGAAGATTCTGACGCGGATTCAGCAACACGTACAGCTTCACGTGATGAAGAACCTAGGGACCTATTCGGTAACTATTCGTCCGGTAGTTGA